The Carassius gibelio isolate Cgi1373 ecotype wild population from Czech Republic chromosome B18, carGib1.2-hapl.c, whole genome shotgun sequence sequence aagcactttggctGGACCTGGGTTGGCACAGTAAGGAGTCGCAGTGACTACGGTAATAATGGCATTGCAGCATTTGAGGAGGCTGCAAAACAAGTAGGGATTTGTATTGAATACTCAGAAACCATATTAAGAACTGATCCACAAGAGCAGTTTCTGAAGACGCTAGAAGTGATAAAGAAGGGTACTGCCAAGGTGGTCTTGGCTTTTGTTGCACTAAGAGATTTTTTCCCCCTTGTGAATGTAATTGCACAGCACAACATCACAGGGATACAGTGGGTTGGCAGTGAATCCTGGATCACTTCTCGAACTATTGCAGAAACAAAGGAATACAGTTTCCTTTCTGGAGCAGTGGGTTTTGCTATAGCAAATGCCAAACTTGTGGGCCTGCGAGAGTTCCTAGTGAATGTGCACCCTGATCAAGAACCAAACAATAAACTTTTAAAAGAATTCTGGGAGACTGCATTTCAGTGTTCTTTCAGGATTCGCAGCAATGGTGGGTGTACTGGTTCAGAGAATATGGCAGAGCTGCAAAATGAATATACTGATGTTTCAGAGTTACGGATAGCAAATAAAGTGTACACTGCAGTGTATACTATTGCACATACACTACATAATATATTAAAAGACTTCAAATCCTCCACCAACAGCAGCAAAGGAAAATGGCCTACCCCACAAAAGGTATTTAGAGCATAtacaataaaagaagaagaaaaaaactttaatctacaataataataatactaataataatttaatcgaaattaaaatattgtttccTTCCAGGTTTTGGAGTATATGAGAGATGTGAGATTCACTGTTAAAACAGGTGAAGAAATTTTCTTTGATGCAAGTGGTGATCCAGTGGCGAGATATGACCTGGTGAACTGGCAGCCTGCTGGGAATGGAGGTCTGCAGTTTAAGCATGTGGGTGTCTATGACAGCTCAATGCCTTTAGAGAAACGTCTTCAGGTCAATCAGGAAAATCTGTTATGGGCAGGGAAAAGTGGACAGGTATGTTAATACtaattaataacaatttattGAGGTCACATTACATATTTGAATTGTGAAAAAGACAGCCAAgtacaaaacaataattttaacaacgtatttgaaatacaaatatataaaagcagagcctcaaaataataataataataataattaaacatttcagaTTGTCAAATAATAACtattaaatcataataaattGAGGTTTTATATGATATCTTATTTTCTTATAGTTGCCTGTGTCCATGTGCAGTGAGACCTGCCCCCCTGGCACTAGGAAAGCTGTGCAAAAAGGACGACCTGTCTGCTGTTATGACTGTATAGCTTGTGCAGAGGGAGAAGTCAGTAATGGCACGGGTAAACTAGGACATGGTGTGATAAAGTGATGAGTGATACTGTCTGTTGTTCTAGGTTCTTAATGATtcactttcattctttctttctttacttcttttttatttatttattgtttgtttgtttttcttcacagaTTCTAGTGATTGCTTCTCTTGTGATTTGGAGTACTGGTCGAATGAAAGCAAAGACATATGTGTCTTAAAAATGGTTGAATTCCTTTCCTATACTGAAATCATGGGGATGGTACTTTGTATTTTTTCCTTCACTGGAGTGTTATTAACAGCAATGGTATCTTTTCTCTTTTATCTTCATAAAGAAACACCTATTGTAAGAGCAAACAATTCAGAGCTGAGCTTCCTGTTGCTCTTCTCACTCTCACTGTGTTTTCTCTGTTCACTTACTTTCATTGGTCAACCCACTGAATGGTCCTGTATGTTGCGTCACACAGCATTTgggatcacttttgtcctctgtATCTCCTGTGTCTTGGGGAAAACAATAGTGGTCTTAATGGCTTTCAAGGCTACACTTCCAGGAAGTAATGTCATGAAATGGTTTGGGCCTTTTCAACAGAGACTGAGTGTCGTTTCCTTAACGTTAATACAGGTGATTATATGTGTGATTTGGTTAACAATATCCCCCCCTTTCCCATATATGAATTTGAGCTATTACAGAGAAAAGATCATCCTTGAATGTAACTTAGGTTCAGCTCTTGGTTTCTGGGCTGTTCTGGGTTATACTGGTCTGCTATCaatcttgtgttttattttagcttttctTGCTCGGAAACTCCCAGATAACTTCAATGAAGCCAAGTTCATCACATTTAGTATGCTCATATTCTGTGCTGTCTGGCTCACATTTATCCCAGCTTATGTCAGTTCTCCTGGAAAATTTACTGTAGCTGTAGAGATATTTGCTATTTTATCTTCGAgttttggtttattattttgtatatttgctCCAAAATGTTACATCATTTTGTTAAAACCagagaaaaacacaaagaaacaaataatgGGGAAATCTTAAactcatttaaacaaataattgaataatatagCTATATTAAGCAATATATCAATAACACACGTACACACAGAGAAAAACAGCCTTCAAGAAAAGGTTTAGAACCAGTAACTTAGAAATGTTCATTATATCtgtttaaactgataaaaaatgcACCCGTCTGTTTAACTGGTGGTGCTGCCCCTTTCAGGCTGTGGCATGGCGTGCAGTCCGGTCCTAAAATAAGGTTACCGACTTTTCGTGGGAATTCACCATACAATTGTCAGAAGCCAATGAGATTACCATTTTGATAGGTCAGCGGTGCATCAGTATACGGGTCATTATACGAAAAAGTGCCATTTcccacttttaatgtttgattttcaaagtattgttttgaaaatctttaagctcctttTTGGATGAAGTAGATTCTTACCTCTGAGGAAAATCTGCCGTGCCATCTCAGgccatcttattttttttatttttttcatataacaatctaaatgtgtgtttttggtcaaccctgttaccaacatattaattaatttttgaaaaggttttgattacatgtatagaacaaatctgatataTTGTGGaagataccccccccccccccccccccccgttacattaagagtgtttgtgaattgagaatattgaaagttttatttttaagtggatGAATACGTTCATTTCCAAATGACACTCCCCAGCATCTTccgttttaagaaaaaaatgtatggaaacaaaaatgaaacacctcaattcaattttgagtggattattagcctctcttactaaacatttacaattaattgattacatgtttattcattttttttaattatattagaatattatacaagtaacagggttgacacatcagtaacagggttgacaacaGTTACCGTATTGGTTATACTGCTTGTTTGAGTTACAGTTATGGTTGTAATGGAGTCTTAATTGGACATTCATAAACCTTTAATTCAACACGACTAATCAGCATATTTTGTAGACTGCTCTATTGGgatattttagcataaaaatgatgtaaaacctaaacttatctgtttgcatgaactttaactttacaattttttaactgttgccccgccttctacttctcaaacctcgTACTTTCTATGATATAGTGCTGAGAAAACACAGAGTTACCCATCGTGTGTTGGTAGTGGCGTGTACCACAGTTTGCTTTGCCAATTGcgaaacgtgattggtaaacggtttgccagaatataccctgacccagATCTATCCAGTTAGTGAagcattggtttccacactggtttcgttaaataaataaataaataaatatataaataaataaataaataaataaataaaggaaattattattttaaaagattcacccataagaatcatctgttcacgaattggatcgtgaacttgcattaccgagccaaagatgatactgaacatttcgaataaataaagaattcaagttcatctgtaaagcacataaagctattgtttaacttcataaacctttatttcatgcatgcttcatatggatctgttgactgaatgcagagtgtgatttctaggagaatgtttgtgttgTTATGTGCTTGTACGCACGCTCACTAGGAgttgctaaatgaacagctgctgcacaCAGTTTTTTGTTTCGCAGGTGTCACAGTATTGGTTGAAATACccatacttaaatattaaattaataaatgacatctgCTATTTGTAccaaaaaatacacatgaattagacgaaatgactgacaacatgggcactattttctctaatacattagaaactgttgcccccatcaaattgaaaaaggttagagaaaaacgtactgtgccatggtataacagtaatactcactctctcaagaaagaaactcgtagtcttgaatgcaaatggagaaatactaacttggaagtttttagaattgcatggaaaaacagtatgtccagctatagacaggctctaaaaaccgctagggcagagcatatacacaaactcatagaaaataaccaaaacaatccaaggtttttatttagcacagtggctaaattaacaaattaccagacgccacctgattcaaatattccaccaacgttaaatagtaacgactttatgaatttcttcactgataaaatgataacattagaaatacaatagcgaatgtagattctacagcgtctaacacttcggtttcatccatcgcacccaaagataaactgcagtgctttacaaccataggacaggaagagctaaataaacttatcactgcatctaaaccaacaacatgtttataagatcctgtacccactaaattactgaaagagttgttacctgtagccgaagaaccgcttctcaatatcattaacttgtcgttatctttaggtcacgtcccaaaaccattcaagctggcggttatcaagcctcttattaagaaaccaaaactagatcctagtgtactggcaaattataggcctatttcaaatctcccatttatgtcaaaaaattttgaaaaagttgtgtctgctcaattgagcaccttcctgcataaaaatgatctgtatgaagaatttcagtcaggtttcaggccccaccatagcacagaaactgcacttgttaaaattacaaatgacctgctccttgcgtcagatcaaggctgcatctcatttctagtcttacttgatcttagtgctgcgttcagcaccatagatcatgacatactcatagacaggttacaaaactatacaggtattcaagggcaggctctaagatggtttagatcctacctgtccgatcgttaccattttgtttacttaaatggggtgtcatttcatttatcatcagtaaaatatggagtgccacaaggatccgtcctaggtccccttctattttcaatatacatgttgccccttggtaatattattagaaaatacggaattagcttccactgttatgctaatgatactcagctatatatctcaacgagagcagatgaaacttctcaattatctaagctaaccgagtgtgttaaaaatgtaaaagattggatgacaaatgattttctccaattaaatttggataagacagagatattaattattggaccaaaaacactacacagaatcttgtagattacaatttgcaactagacggatgtactgttacttcctctacagtcagaaatctgggtgtcatattagacagcaaattgtcttttgaaaatcatatttccaatgttgcaaaaactgcattcttccatcttagaaacattgccaagctacgaaacatgttatctgtttctgatttagaaaagctagttcatgcattcatgacctctagactggactattgtaatgcacttctaggtggttgtcctgcttcgtcaataaacaagctacaggtagtccaaaatgcagcagctagagtccttaccaggtcaagaaaatatgatcatattaccccaattttacagtctctgaactggctacctattaagttccgtatcagaagtggtggacagtaacggagtagctttacttcgttactgtacttaagtacatttttcaagtatctgtactttactggagtagttttatttcgagtaacttttacttttacttcactacattccaaagcataaaatcgtactttttacttcactacatttcataaaacatatcgttactccctataatatatcacgtgctccgacacgcagaagcggtgtctgattcatcatgaatgaactgagtcttttcaaaatatacttttaaatcggatcgcgagtCGCACcgaacgattcgtttacgaattagaatgatccgattgcagctgttctggagtcgaccactcactgattcaaatgaaccgtttagtgcgagtcagtaagaaccgggagatcttgtgagcgcgcatgcgtctgatgttgctaaaagtaagttattaaagtcgaaatttaggattaattattgtaactgaaaatcatatttaggtcaaaattgtcaagttgtttgggaactaaatccgctgtaaagagtgatctgtttaagcccattGAAATGCttgagtgcagacgatgcagacacatcaataagcatctctgtgttttaggtaaacacacacacacacacacacacacattaaactaacacagattatataaaataacttgtgcatgttcaaattccccgctgccgtaatattaacagttttattaaaatgctactatgtgacgtctgtttttatattgtttatcaacagtaacgttatattgtttggattaactagacgagtagacagacatgaatgtttattcataaccgtactgaaaataagtaaatattgctagctgatgctaactgtctacctaacaagcttgctggtgctaacgtgaggtaattttttataaataatgtccaaatatttttattcaaccacctatatatatatatatatatatatatatatatatatatatatatatatatatatatatatatatacagtcaggtccataaatattgggacatcgacacaattctagggccctattttaacgatctgaagcgcaagtgtcaaagcgcgaaacgcaagtaagtttgtgggcgggtctcggcgctgttgctattttcccggcgggataaatggctcttgcgcccggcgcaaatctaaagtgggttggtctgaagcagcttcattattcataggtgtggtttgggcgtaacgtgaaataaaccaatcagagcgtcatccaacattccctttaaaagcaggtgcgcaagttccattatggattgctattattatggcgtatttaccaggcgcacgccagga is a genomic window containing:
- the LOC127977493 gene encoding extracellular calcium-sensing receptor-like, giving the protein MKVLFSLLNSVMKQRHLYLGCPRGSYASYRLAMTKSTVPLLLLVVYGVYSAQLCRLLSQPALPLLSTERDINIGAIFSIHISALLKMHPFTSKPEPTTCTSFSLREFKFAQTLIFAIEEINNSTQLLPGVSLGYKIYDSCGSIAQAIFSGMALMNGYEETLSDTSCSRPPAVNAIVGESNSSPTIALASVVGPFSLPVISHFATCACLSNRKRFASFFRTIPSDYYQSRALAQLVKHFGWTWVGTVRSRSDYGNNGIAAFEEAAKQVGICIEYSETILRTDPQEQFLKTLEVIKKGTAKVVLAFVALRDFFPLVNVIAQHNITGIQWVGSESWITSRTIAETKEYSFLSGAVGFAIANAKLVGLREFLVNVHPDQEPNNKLLKEFWETAFQCSFRIRSNGGCTGSENMAELQNEYTDVSELRIANKVYTAVYTIAHTLHNILKDFKSSTNSSKGKWPTPQKVLEYMRDVRFTVKTGEEIFFDASGDPVARYDLVNWQPAGNGGLQFKHVGVYDSSMPLEKRLQVNQENLLWAGKSGQLPVSMCSETCPPGTRKAVQKGRPVCCYDCIACAEGEVSNGTDSSDCFSCDLEYWSNESKDICVLKMVEFLSYTEIMGMVLCIFSFTGVLLTAMVSFLFYLHKETPIVRANNSELSFLLLFSLSLCFLCSLTFIGQPTEWSCMLRHTAFGITFVLCISCVLGKTIVVLMAFKATLPGSNVMKWFGPFQQRLSVVSLTLIQVIICVIWLTISPPFPYMNLSYYREKIILECNLGSALGFWAVLGYTGLLSILCFILAFLARKLPDNFNEAKFITFSMLIFCAVWLTFIPAYVSSPGKFTVAVEIFAILSSSFGLLFCIFAPKCYIILLKPEKNTKKQIMGKS